Proteins encoded within one genomic window of Streptomyces sp. NBC_01314:
- a CDS encoding LamG-like jellyroll fold domain-containing protein produces the protein MPSADRSARRRAPAAVALTLGAGLLAAPALPAQAAETPQPAARYTFDEDDLASGRITDSSGNGLTATLVNGSTARSVAGPDGGTALALPGGAPTSDGAYVRLPREVLGDASDLTVSARVKWSGDRSSWQRIFDLGTNTTKYLFATPYGGDGLLRTAVTTGGGGAEAQVDGYAMLPADAWKTVTVTLDTSAGQVTTYLDGVAVSSAETGVRAKDLLDGSATAAGFIGKSFWPDPLLKGAIDDFAVWHSALSPEQVAGTVGDVPTVQEPSKTSFEVRTTTGTAPSLPAAVRSSFSDGYDRDTPVTWDAVPSEKYERPGTFTVAGTAAGRAVKATVTVVREGQLTVDLGSDTGAFHGGASGTLYGVYGPDVPTNNLMEGMGLRTVSTKAQDGPQHPGADALEVVKPLADSTDGDVYIYMTDIHRGFPYQWPGDTPEEKTELYKEKIAEQVDQVLQLPEKYQDNIVFVPFNEPEGNMFGTGEWSYDRVSWLTDPDDFFAAWDDAYRLIRGRMPSARIAGPNTSVLYDQVKGFLTHTLAADTLPDVITWHELSHPEAVRESVAKYRAWEKELFEGTDNEGTELPVNINEYAFNYHTSVPGQMIQWVSAIEESKVDADIAYWNIDGNLSDSAVQSGRGNGQWWLLNSYASMSGHTVEVTPPFPGENYTMQGVATLDAKRKQARLIFGGSTGKGHITFAGIPEKLFGKRVHAWVREIEWSGQVGDSSGPKLLTETDLRVGADGTVVVGFGDGLGDGGLPALKESSAYEIVLSPAGKAKRTQSPPASWQASYEAEDAPHTGSGYSKNGPEGSPRDVSKFYTSGGYDVGGLRTGSDVTLDFTVDVPEDGTYDLSVFANSLNTFDKVKEQGPTNVFLRVDGAADSEQELHLPLGYKWVVWDHTDTKVNLTRGRHTLTLAAKSLDGTRATAGDAIVDRLTLSLPEASAATQVYEGELAWPAGGAQPVYDLPKRAGTPATGSGAVRLAKGQTATFWVYSPADREATLRVDTLGAANARLSVNGHDVLRLARNRSSVAVSLSGGVNKVTVTGGSATTLVDRLTVTPTEGTLPARTYEAKDAKLAGSATLTPLSLATGGTAITGIGGDPGNGNTATFSVTADRAGLYALRIRYSNPEQSEATHYNPDPLARHADITVNGGEPRRVGFPHSFHRNNFWELTVPVHLRKGRNTVALSSEELPNFDGTTYASDTFPGVLLRSRDAPLIDRITVAPYAREPR, from the coding sequence ATGCCATCCGCTGACAGATCCGCCCGGCGCCGAGCACCCGCCGCCGTGGCCCTGACGCTCGGCGCGGGCCTGCTGGCCGCACCCGCCCTCCCCGCGCAGGCGGCCGAGACGCCCCAGCCCGCCGCCCGCTACACCTTCGACGAGGACGACCTCGCCTCCGGCCGGATCACCGACAGCTCGGGCAACGGCCTGACGGCGACCCTGGTGAACGGCTCCACCGCCCGGTCCGTCGCCGGCCCCGACGGCGGCACGGCACTGGCCCTGCCCGGCGGAGCGCCCACCTCCGACGGCGCGTACGTCCGGCTGCCGCGCGAAGTGCTCGGCGACGCGAGCGACCTGACGGTCTCCGCCCGCGTGAAGTGGAGCGGCGACAGGTCGTCCTGGCAGCGGATCTTCGACCTGGGCACCAACACGACCAAGTACCTCTTCGCCACCCCGTACGGCGGCGACGGACTGTTGCGCACGGCCGTCACCACCGGTGGCGGAGGCGCGGAAGCACAGGTCGACGGGTACGCGATGCTTCCCGCCGACGCGTGGAAGACCGTCACCGTCACCCTCGACACCTCCGCCGGCCAGGTCACCACCTACCTCGACGGCGTGGCGGTCTCCTCCGCCGAGACCGGGGTCAGGGCGAAGGACCTGCTGGACGGTTCGGCCACGGCCGCCGGTTTCATCGGCAAGTCCTTCTGGCCGGATCCGCTGCTCAAGGGCGCGATCGACGACTTCGCCGTGTGGCACTCGGCACTCAGCCCCGAACAGGTCGCCGGTACCGTCGGTGACGTGCCGACCGTCCAGGAGCCCTCGAAGACGTCCTTCGAGGTCCGCACCACTACCGGAACCGCCCCTTCCCTCCCCGCCGCCGTCCGCTCGTCCTTCTCCGACGGCTACGACCGCGACACCCCGGTCACCTGGGACGCCGTCCCGTCCGAGAAGTACGAGCGGCCGGGGACGTTCACCGTGGCGGGGACCGCGGCCGGGCGTGCCGTGAAGGCGACCGTCACGGTGGTCCGCGAGGGGCAGCTCACCGTCGACCTCGGCTCGGACACCGGCGCGTTCCACGGCGGCGCCTCCGGCACCCTCTACGGCGTGTACGGACCGGACGTCCCCACCAACAACCTCATGGAGGGCATGGGCCTGCGCACGGTCTCCACGAAGGCGCAGGACGGCCCGCAGCACCCGGGGGCCGACGCGCTGGAGGTGGTGAAGCCGCTGGCCGACTCCACCGACGGTGATGTGTACATCTACATGACCGACATCCATCGCGGCTTCCCGTACCAGTGGCCGGGCGACACCCCCGAGGAGAAGACCGAGCTCTACAAGGAGAAGATCGCCGAGCAGGTCGACCAGGTCCTGCAACTGCCCGAGAAGTACCAGGACAACATCGTCTTCGTACCGTTCAACGAGCCCGAGGGCAACATGTTCGGCACCGGCGAGTGGAGCTACGACCGGGTCAGCTGGCTCACCGACCCGGACGACTTCTTCGCCGCCTGGGACGACGCCTACCGGCTCATCCGGGGCAGGATGCCCAGCGCCCGCATCGCCGGCCCCAACACCAGCGTTCTGTACGACCAGGTGAAGGGTTTCCTCACGCACACCCTGGCCGCCGACACCCTCCCCGACGTCATCACCTGGCACGAGCTGAGCCACCCGGAGGCGGTGCGCGAGAGCGTCGCCAAGTACCGGGCGTGGGAGAAGGAGTTGTTCGAGGGCACCGACAACGAAGGCACCGAACTCCCCGTCAACATCAACGAGTACGCCTTCAACTACCACACCTCCGTCCCCGGCCAGATGATCCAGTGGGTGTCCGCGATCGAGGAGTCCAAGGTGGACGCCGACATCGCGTACTGGAACATCGACGGCAACCTCTCCGACTCCGCGGTGCAGTCGGGCCGAGGCAACGGACAGTGGTGGCTGCTGAACTCGTACGCCTCGATGAGCGGGCACACGGTGGAAGTGACCCCGCCGTTCCCCGGCGAGAACTACACCATGCAGGGCGTCGCCACACTCGACGCGAAGAGAAAGCAGGCCCGGCTGATCTTCGGCGGGTCCACCGGCAAGGGCCACATCACCTTCGCGGGCATCCCGGAGAAACTCTTCGGGAAACGCGTGCACGCGTGGGTGCGGGAGATCGAGTGGAGCGGACAGGTCGGCGACTCCTCCGGCCCGAAGCTGCTCACCGAGACGGATCTGAGGGTCGGCGCCGACGGCACGGTCGTCGTCGGCTTCGGCGACGGACTCGGCGACGGCGGACTGCCGGCGCTGAAGGAGTCGTCGGCGTACGAGATCGTCCTCAGCCCGGCCGGGAAGGCGAAGCGCACCCAGTCCCCGCCCGCGTCCTGGCAGGCGTCGTACGAGGCGGAGGACGCCCCCCACACCGGGTCCGGCTACTCGAAGAACGGTCCGGAGGGCTCCCCGCGCGATGTGTCGAAGTTCTACACCTCCGGCGGCTACGACGTGGGGGGCCTGCGCACCGGTTCGGACGTCACCCTCGACTTCACGGTGGACGTGCCCGAGGACGGCACGTACGACCTGAGTGTCTTCGCCAACTCCCTCAACACCTTCGACAAGGTGAAGGAGCAGGGCCCCACCAATGTCTTCCTGCGGGTGGACGGCGCGGCGGACAGCGAGCAGGAGCTGCACCTGCCGCTCGGCTACAAGTGGGTGGTGTGGGACCACACCGACACGAAAGTGAACCTCACCAGGGGCAGGCACACCCTGACGCTCGCCGCGAAGAGCCTCGACGGCACACGAGCCACGGCGGGTGACGCCATCGTCGACCGTCTCACCCTCTCCCTTCCCGAGGCTTCGGCCGCCACCCAGGTGTACGAGGGCGAGCTGGCCTGGCCGGCCGGCGGGGCACAGCCCGTGTACGACCTGCCGAAGCGGGCCGGAACCCCCGCCACCGGCTCGGGCGCGGTCCGGCTCGCGAAGGGCCAGACCGCCACGTTCTGGGTCTACTCCCCCGCGGACCGCGAGGCGACCCTCAGGGTCGACACCCTCGGCGCGGCGAACGCCCGGCTCTCCGTCAACGGGCACGACGTCCTGCGCCTGGCCAGGAACAGGAGCAGCGTGGCCGTCTCCCTGTCGGGCGGTGTCAACAAGGTGACGGTCACCGGAGGTTCGGCCACCACCCTCGTCGACCGTCTCACGGTCACGCCGACAGAGGGCACGCTCCCGGCGCGTACGTACGAGGCGAAGGACGCGAAGCTCGCGGGCTCGGCCACGCTCACCCCGCTCTCCCTGGCCACCGGCGGGACGGCGATCACCGGGATCGGCGGCGACCCGGGCAACGGCAACACGGCGACCTTCAGCGTCACCGCGGACCGGGCCGGCCTGTACGCGTTGCGCATCCGCTACTCCAACCCCGAGCAGTCCGAGGCCACCCACTACAACCCGGACCCGCTTGCCCGCCACGCCGACATCACCGTCAACGGCGGCGAGCCGCGGCGCGTCGGCTTCCCGCACAGCTTCCACCGCAACAACTTCTGGGAGCTGACCGTCCCGGTCCACCTCAGGAAGGGCCGGAACACCGTCGCACTCAGCTCCGAGGAACTGCCGAACTTCGACGGCACCACCTACGCCTCGGACACCTTCCCCGGGGTCCTGCTCCGTTCCCGCGACGCTCCACTGATCGACCGGATCACCGTGGCGCCGTACGCACGGGAGCCGCGATGA
- the glyA gene encoding serine hydroxymethyltransferase produces the protein MSLLNTPLHELDPEVAAAVDAELHRQQSTLEMIASENFAPVAVMEAQGTVLTNKYAEGYPGRRYYGGCEHVDVTEQIAIDRLKDLFGAEYANVQPHSGASANQAALFALAQPGDTILGLDLAHGGHLTHGMRLNFSGKQFNVVAYHVDTTTGLVDMAELEQLAKEHRPKVIIAGWSAYPRQLDFAAFRRIADEVGAYLWVDMAHFAGLVAAGLHPNPVEHADVVTSTTHKTLGGPRGGIILAKQAFAKKLNSSVFPGFQGGPLEHVIAAKAVSFKVAASEEFKERQQRTIDGARILAERLTAADARDAGVDVLSGGTDVHLILVDLRASELDGQQAEDRLHEVGITVNRNAVPNDPRPPMITSGLRIGTPALATRGFTTEDFTEVADVIAEALKPSYDTEALKTRVKALADKHPLYPGLAK, from the coding sequence ATGTCGCTTCTGAACACGCCCCTGCACGAGCTGGACCCGGAGGTCGCCGCCGCCGTCGACGCCGAGCTGCACCGCCAGCAGTCCACCCTGGAAATGATCGCCTCGGAGAACTTCGCCCCCGTCGCCGTCATGGAGGCCCAGGGCACCGTCCTCACCAACAAGTACGCCGAGGGCTACCCCGGCCGCCGCTACTACGGCGGCTGCGAACACGTCGACGTCACCGAACAGATCGCCATCGACCGCCTCAAGGACCTCTTCGGCGCCGAATACGCCAACGTCCAGCCCCACTCCGGCGCCTCCGCCAACCAGGCCGCCCTCTTCGCCCTCGCCCAGCCCGGCGACACCATCCTCGGCCTCGACCTCGCCCACGGCGGCCACCTCACCCACGGCATGCGCCTGAACTTCTCCGGCAAACAGTTCAACGTCGTCGCCTACCACGTCGACACCACCACCGGCCTCGTCGACATGGCCGAACTGGAGCAGCTCGCCAAGGAACACCGCCCCAAGGTGATCATCGCCGGCTGGTCGGCCTACCCGCGCCAACTGGACTTCGCCGCCTTCCGCCGCATCGCCGACGAGGTCGGCGCGTACCTGTGGGTGGACATGGCACACTTCGCCGGCCTGGTCGCCGCCGGACTGCACCCCAACCCCGTCGAACACGCCGACGTGGTCACCTCCACCACCCACAAGACCCTCGGCGGCCCCCGCGGCGGCATCATCCTCGCCAAGCAGGCATTCGCCAAGAAGCTCAACTCCTCCGTCTTCCCCGGCTTCCAGGGCGGCCCCCTGGAACACGTGATCGCCGCCAAGGCCGTCTCCTTCAAGGTCGCGGCCTCGGAGGAGTTCAAGGAGCGCCAGCAGCGCACCATTGACGGCGCCCGCATTCTGGCCGAGCGGCTGACCGCCGCCGACGCCCGTGACGCCGGCGTCGACGTCCTGTCCGGCGGCACCGACGTCCACCTCATCCTGGTCGACCTGCGCGCCAGCGAACTCGACGGACAGCAGGCCGAGGACCGCCTCCACGAGGTCGGCATCACCGTCAACCGCAACGCCGTCCCCAACGACCCCCGCCCCCCGATGATCACCTCCGGCCTGCGCATCGGCACCCCCGCCCTCGCCACCCGCGGCTTCACCACCGAGGACTTCACCGAGGTCGCCGACGTCATCGCCGAAGCCCTCAAACCGTCCTACGACACCGAAGCCCTCAAAACCCGGGTCAAGGCACTGGCCGACAAGCACCCGCTCTACCCCGGGTTGGCCAAGTAA